A section of the Kluyveromyces lactis strain NRRL Y-1140 chromosome F complete sequence genome encodes:
- the RAD5 gene encoding DNA helicase RAD5 (similar to uniprot|P32849 Saccharomyces cerevisiae YLR032W RAD5 Single-stranded DNA-dependent ATPase involved in postreplication repair), translating to MTQPQKADEKPRFFRDEDESVINLNESRSLFVQDEADDSDDGQGHVESSSEVSSNTSNHKERFFESLKEILGENMISSSQLHTLWSSYGLLKDGISIAADKFFEDKELLSKSKTESKMPAGDNIEVIDLSDEENDDELSILPSSSQLSQLFTNKRTSTQAGLESPMSSDKGRNRWSRYIGSIHTMGFATRPTVKPVPIGSRLGFKKSVPKDLPLGKSLQHQHCSHLVRLIDTSQDRELGRMPEDVARILYPLLDYSEQVSLEPYLLINNGKRFSVGDNIYIRIDCYLTSQAFVRIEGGSILNKSFINDHGMDTRQLHRAGAIMALFDAINIQPVYGDTKNEMIPNYQENTVSSSQFQDEALNINQLKSFYRITQSAASLQNLPETTPDESLFKLQLRRYQKQSLSWMLKREYEYSHLSEKAAEVSIDGNSMNPLWKKFRWPSNSKQGTPNHEDDCFFYANLYTGEFSIEKPVIKTIINGGILADEMGLGKTISALALICTASYDEAHEKKIESTKKPSMKEMSSQVDSSPLRHSQHKHDTYAYRTTLIVVPMSLLNQWQSEFEKANKDLKKRCEIYYGNNIKDLRAYVLGPNAPSVIITTYGIIQSEYGRTSTSGLFNVVFFRIILDEGHTIRNRSTRTSKAVIALRSSRKWILTGTPIINRLDDLFSLVQFLNLEPWSHINYWKRYVSVPFEKGNYAQAFDVINAVLEPVLLRRTKNMKDVDGKPLVSLPPKEVIVEKLQLSSSEKRVYQSMLEDAENSVKEGLAKGDLLKNYTNILVHILRLRQVCCHLDLLKKTPDLGDPDLEDLENSTQNISSILMPKNIKSPKSSISQDKLDALSANFRDIHSASEQLPSFECAICTTECIEPLSAVSITECLHTFCEPCLAEYIEFQQNKKLSINCPYCRMPISEANVLKLKEPIDAERGYELISFHSHFQSTKIKALLRHLKQIQETSPGEQIIVFSQFSSFLDILEIELRSHLPRDQVIIYKFDGRLDMKERTRILEQFHDKDLSCIKLLLLSLKTGGVGLNLTCASRAFMMDPWWSPGMEDQAIDRIHRIGQQQTVKVVRFIIDNSVEEKMLRIQERKRMLGDIVEGDEAERRQKRIEEIQMLFQ from the coding sequence ATGACACAGCCGCAAAAAGCTGATGAAAAACCAAGGTTCTTTCgtgatgaagatgaatcTGTAATAAATTTGAACGAATCTCGATCTCTTTTTGTACAGGATGAGGCagatgattctgatgatgGCCAAGGACATGTTGAAAGTTCCTCAGAAGTATCAAGTAATACATCTAATCATAAGGAAAGgttttttgaatctttgaaggagATTCTTGGAGAAAATATGATTTCGTCCTCTCAACTCCACACTCTTTGGAGTTCATATGGTCTGCTCAAAGATGGTATAAGTATTGCAGCTGATAAATTCTTTGAGGACAAGGAATTACTTTCCAAAAGTAAAACTGAATCTAAAATGCCGGCTGGTGATAATATAGAGGTGATAGATTTGTcggatgaagaaaatgatgacGAATTGTCTATTCTGCCGTCTTCGTCCCAATTATCCCAACTGTTTACAAATAAGAGGACCAGCACCCAAGCAGGTTTAGAATCACCTATGTCATCTGACAAGGGAAGGAACCGATGGTCTCGTTACATTGGGTCTATTCATACTATGGGATTCGCTACACGGCCAACCGTAAAACCAGTTCCTATCGGATCCCGTTTAGGTTTTAAAAAATCTGTACCGAAGGATCTTCCCTTAGGTAAATCACTTCAGCACCAGCACTGTTCGCATTTAGTTCGCTTAATCGATACCTCACAGGATAGAGAACTTGGTCGAATGCCTGAAGATGTTGCAAGAATATTGTACCCACTTTTAGACTACAGCGAACAGGTCAGTCTGGAGCCATATCTTCTCATTAATAATGGTAAGAGATTCAGTGTTGGAGATAATATTTACATCAGAATTGATTGTTATTTGACCTCACAGGCTTTCGTCCGCATTGAAGGCGGAAGTATTCTGAACAAATCTTTTATCAATGACCATGGCATGGACACACGTCAGTTGCATCGCGCCGGAGCGATAATGGCATTGTTTGATGCGATAAATATACAACCAGTGTACGGAGACACCAAAAATGAGATGATACCTAACTACCAAGAAAACACTGTTTCTAGTTCCCAGTTTCAGGATGAAGCTTTGAACATCAATCAACTAAAATCATTTTACAGAATTACACAGTCCGCGGCCTCATTGCAAAACTTACCAGAAACTACCCCAGATGAATCACTTTTTAAATTGCAATTGAGAAGGTACCAAAAGCAAAGTTTGTCATGGATGctcaaaagagaatacGAGTATAGTCATTTATCAGAGAAAGCCGCAGAAGTGTCTATTGATGGGAATAGTATGAATCCACTATGGAAGAAATTCCGCTGGCCATCTAATTCAAAACAAGGGACTCCAAACCACGAAGATGATTGCTTCTTTTATGCTAATTTATACACTGGTGAGTTTTCTATCGAGAAGCCGGTCATTAAGACGATAATCAATGGAGGTATTTTGGCGGATGAGATGGGTCTAGGGAAAACAATATCAGCTTTAGCATTGATTTGTACTGCTAGCTATGATGAGGCtcatgaaaagaaaattgagTCAACCAAAAAGCCTTCTATGAAGGAGATGTCTTCTCAAGTGGATTCCTCTCCATTACGCCATTCTCAACATAAGCATGACACTTATGCTTACAGGACGACGTTGATAGTAGTGCCGATGTCCTTATTGAATCAGTGGCAATCAGAATTCGAAAAGGCCAACAAGGACCTCAAAAAACGTTGTGAAATTTATTACGGGAATAATATTAAAGATTTAAGGGCGTATGTGCTTGGCCCCAACGCTCCCTCAGTAATCATAACTACTTATGGGATAATTCAGAGCGAATATGGGAGAACCTCAACATCGGGATTATTCAATGTGGTCTTCTTTAGAATAATATTGGATGAAGGTCATACGATTAGAAATAGAAGTACAAGGACATCTAAAGCTGTCATAGCCTTGCGGAGTTCCAGAAAATGGATCTTGACAGGAACACCAATCATCAATCGACTTGACGATCTATTTTCCTTAGTTCAGTTCTTGAACTTAGAGCCCTGGTCTCACATCAACTATTGGAAGCGTTACGTTTCAGTTCCTTTCGAGAAAGGTAACTATGCGCAGGCATTTGATGTCATAAATGCAGTATTGGAGCCTGTGCTTCTCAGAAGAACGAAGAATATGAAGGATGTTGATGGCAAACCTTTAGTCTCTTTACCTCCAAAGGAAGTAATCGTCGAAAAGTTGCAACTTTCATCCAGTGAGAAAAGAGTTTATCAATCCATGTTAGAAGATGCGGAAAACTCTGTTAAAGAAGGGTTGGCCAAAGGTGATCTATTGAAGAACTACACTAATATCTTGGTCCATATTTTAAGACTTAGACAAGTCTGCTGTCATTTGGATTTACTCAAAAAGACACCAGATCTCGGAGACCCAGATCTTGAAGATCTGGAGAACTCAACTCAAAACATCTCCTCCATCCTCATGCCAAAAAATATTAAGTCACCAAAAAGTTCCATTTCTCAAGATAAATTGGATGCTTTAAGTGCGAACTTTCGTGATATTCACAGCGCTTCAGAGCAATtaccttcttttgaatgtgCTATTTGCACCACTGAGTGTATTGAACCGCTGTCTGCGGTCTCTATAACAGAGTGTCTCCACACATTTTGTGAACCTTGTTTGGCAGAATACATTGAATTTCAGCAAAATAAAAAACTATCCATCAACTGTCCATATTGTAGAATGCCGATCTCAGAAGCTAATGTGTTAAAGCTAAAGGAGCCAATTGATGCTGAAAGAGGATATGAACTAATTTCGTTTCATTCACATTTCCAATCGACTAAAATTAAAGCTTTATTGAGGCATCTCAAGCAAATACAAGAAACTTCTCCTGGTGAACAAATAATCGTATTTTCTCAGTTCTCATCATTCCTAGACATTCTAGAAATAGAGCTACGTTCGCATTTGCCAAGAGATCAGGTAATTATTTACAAATTCGACGGACGGTTAGATATGAAGGAACGGACTAGAATCTTGGAACAGTTCCACGATAAGGATTTGAGTTGTATAAAGTTATTACTTTTGTCGTTGAAAACTGGAGGTGTGGGATTAAATTTGACTTGTGCATCAAGAGCGTTTATGATGGACCCATGGTGGTCTCCAGGTATGGAAGATCAAGCGATTGATAGAATACATCGTATTGGTCAGCAGCAAACTGTCAAAGTTGTCCGGTTCATTATCGATAATAGTGTAGAAGAGAAAATGTTAAGAATAcaggaaagaaagagaatgtTAGGGGATATTGTTGAGGGTGATGAGGCAGAAAGGAGACAGAAGAGGATCGAGGAAATCCAAATGTTGTTTCAATAG